A genomic window from Paenibacillus sp. FSL K6-0276 includes:
- a CDS encoding O-antigen ligase family protein has protein sequence MTNFEWGSKINALPYGMLYLILALFFGTAVIYQPTIAIAAVLLIILLGISISRPQLISYFVLFTTAISINFLVDGSLFGMEILSLYKMAIIALLVPCMLVNGLRFHLSHPIWAMVMLLIITFTASIWLPQMTSSIAIKAFIGLSIPFAFLLINWKKEVAERQIRIICLLPLVSVGVGLLLQIAHIHNFLNVEFTGAVRIQGANIPAHLAMLAFMGVAIPFIEVKRNPKHARYFYILLVLNFFILIGTGTRGPMLALVPMILYYFYDILRQYLKGKTLLLIPLMGSFFLMIVAVFWQLENLKKRSFERSTDSAVDLSGRSEAWEYFLNKAAGSPWSGRGLGSVTVANDGTLYKGFVVPHNEYIRFYFDGGYIGSILLLLSLLAVFYLVYRALVPPVKAYYLLFLAGFLIYSFSDNTLSTVQSIIPFCWYLNCLYRSSQPTDSPQKEVIR, from the coding sequence ATGACAAATTTTGAGTGGGGCTCCAAAATCAATGCTTTACCATACGGGATGCTCTATCTCATCTTGGCCCTTTTCTTCGGAACGGCGGTCATTTATCAGCCGACGATTGCGATAGCTGCCGTACTTCTGATTATTTTATTAGGGATTTCGATATCTAGGCCTCAGCTGATCAGCTATTTCGTTCTATTCACGACGGCGATATCCATTAACTTTTTAGTCGATGGCAGTCTTTTCGGAATGGAAATACTGTCCCTTTATAAAATGGCTATCATCGCGCTTCTCGTCCCCTGCATGCTAGTGAATGGTTTGCGATTTCATCTAAGTCATCCCATTTGGGCCATGGTCATGCTGCTGATCATAACCTTTACAGCTTCCATCTGGTTGCCGCAGATGACATCATCGATTGCTATCAAAGCTTTTATTGGTCTTTCCATTCCGTTCGCTTTCTTATTAATTAATTGGAAAAAGGAAGTCGCCGAACGGCAAATTCGAATCATCTGCTTACTACCTTTAGTAAGTGTAGGTGTAGGATTGCTACTGCAGATTGCTCATATCCATAATTTTCTCAATGTAGAGTTTACAGGCGCTGTACGGATTCAGGGGGCGAATATTCCGGCGCATTTAGCCATGCTGGCTTTTATGGGAGTCGCAATCCCGTTCATTGAGGTAAAGCGGAATCCGAAGCATGCACGGTACTTTTATATCCTGCTGGTTCTGAATTTCTTCATTCTGATTGGAACTGGAACAAGGGGTCCCATGCTGGCTCTGGTACCTATGATTCTGTATTACTTCTATGACATTCTACGCCAATACCTGAAGGGCAAAACGCTTTTATTAATTCCGTTGATGGGTTCATTCTTCCTGATGATTGTCGCGGTATTCTGGCAGCTCGAAAATCTTAAAAAGCGTTCCTTCGAGAGATCGACCGATAGCGCTGTTGATTTGTCTGGACGGTCGGAGGCATGGGAGTATTTTCTGAATAAGGCCGCGGGATCTCCTTGGTCAGGTAGAGGGCTCGGCTCAGTTACTGTTGCGAATGATGGAACACTGTACAAAGGTTTTGTTGTTCCGCATAACGAGTATATCCGTTTTTACTTCGATGGGGGGTACATTGGCTCCATATTGCTGCTGCTCTCCCTATTGGCTGTGTTTTATCTAGTTTATAGAGCTCTGGTGCCGCCGGTTAAAGCCTATTATCTGCTCTTTCTAGCAGGATTCCTAATCTATTCATTTTCCGACAATACGCTGTCGACGGTCCAATCTATTATTCCGTTTTGTTGGTACCTAAACTGTCTGTACCGATCTTCACAGCCAACCGATTCCCCACAAAAAGAAGTGATACGATGA